The Nocardia terpenica nucleotide sequence TTTACCCTCTGTTCTCCCGGTTGTTGCACCCGTCACCATAGCGACCCGGGGTCCGGCAGCGTAGCCGCAGGTAAGGGGGCGTAAAGCCCGCTACCCATCCGCTATCGCCGCCGTGCGGCGAAACCTCGCGAACCGCACGGACGTTCACGACTCGGGAGTACCTTCGGAGGGTATGACCGAAACGAATCGGGGCCGGGTCCGGACCGAGCGGAGCCATCGCCGGGTGCGGACCTACATCGAGGGACGGCTGGTCGTCGACACCGTCGCGCCGGTCCTGGTGTGGGAGAGCCCCCACTACCCGACCTACTACCTGCCGGTCGCCGATCTGCGCGCCAAGCTGGAGCCGACCGGCCGCACCCGGCACTCCCCCAGCCGCGGCGAGGGCGTGGAATACGACGTCGTGGTCGACAGCCACACCAGATCCGCTGCGGCGCTGCGCTATCCGGACTCGCCGCTGGAGGAGCTGCACGACCTGGTGCGCCTGGACTGGAACCTGATGGACGAGTGGTTCGAGGAGGACGAGCCCGTCTACGTCCATCCGCGCAGCCCCTACACCCGCGTCGACATCCTCGCCAGCTCCCGGCACGTCCGGGTGGAGATCGACGGCCAGACCGTCGCCGAATCCACCCGCCCCCACATCCTCTTCGAAACCGGCCTACCCCCGCGCTACTACATCCCCCTGACCGACATCCGCCAAGACCTACTGACCCACTCCACCACCCGAACCAGCTGCCCCTACAAGGGCACCGCCGAATACTTCAACATCCGAATCGACAACACCGAGCACCCCGACCTGGTGTGGTACTACCGCACCCCCCTCCCGGAGAGCCAGAAAATCGCGGGACTGGCCTGCTTCTACAACGAGAAGGTGGACCTGTACATCGACGGCGAACTCCAGGAACGCCCGAAGTCCCCGTTCAGCTGACGGGTGATCGAATCGTCATCGCCAAACGTGGTACCACGGTAGTACCATTTTTGTATGGCCATGAACCTGCGACTCACCGACGACAACGAAACCGCCGTCCGCGACCAGGCCGAACGTGAGGGCGTGTCCATGAACGCACTCATCAACAAGGCCGTCGCCGAGTACGTACAGCGCTGGCAGCACCGCGACGCCGTGCGTACCGAGATCGGGTTCGCCATTGCCGAACACCGGGAGCTGCTGGACAAGCTGAAGTGACCTCGGTCCGATACCTCGAGCTCGAGGACGTGCTCGAAATCGCCTCGGCCGTCACCGATGGCACCGCCGTGGTTCGCGACCCCGGCCTGCTCCAGGCGGCCGTATTCCGTTACCGTACAACGGTATTCGGCGAAGACGCCTATCCCACCGTATTCGAGAAGGCGGCGGCGCTACTCGAATCGCTGGCCCGCAACCACGCGTTCGTGGACGGCAACAAGCGAACCGCATGGACCTCCGCCGTCGTGTTCCTCGGCCTCAATGGTTACCGCGTGTCCCTCTCGGATGCCCCCGTGCTCGAGACCTATCCGTTCATGATCGCCGTCGCCACGGGCGAGTTGGACGACATCGGCGAGATAGCGGCGCGGCTGGCCAAATTCGCCGGACACCGAGCCTGAGGATATCCGCTTGTCGACCTGGGGGCGGTCCGAATTTGATACGCTCATGTATCTGGTCGGTGCTACCCCAGCAGCGGTATTCGATCATTAACGGAGAGGATCTGCCGTGACGATCACCGAGGGGCGCGGTCGGCGGGTGACCAAGCGTCGGGCCGAGACTCGGCAGCGGCTGTTGGACGCGGCCTTCGAGGCGTTCGCGGCCGAGGGGTTCGGGCGGTGCACGGTCGAGCAGATCTGTGAGCGGGCCGGATACACCCGCGGGGCCTTCTACTCCAACTTCGGCTCCCTCGAGGAGCTGTTCCTGGCCATGTGGGAGCAGCGATCCGAGCGGCTGTTACACGAGGTGGCCGCGGTGCTCGAGGAGGACGCCGCGACCGAGGTCCCCGACCTGCGCGCCGGGGTGGAGCGGGTATTACGCGTGATCCCCCTGGACGACAAGTGGTTTCGCATCACCGCCGAATTCACCGCCCACGCCCTGCGCAACCCGGCCCTGCGCCGGGTGATGGTGGCCCGCGAGGAAACGATCATCGCCGCCCTGATGCCGGTCCTGGAGGCCCTGCTGGCCCGCATCAACCGCGTCGTCACCGACCCGGCCGCCCTGGGCCGAGCCCTGGTAGCCGTCCACGACGGCACCGCCACCCAATGCCTCATGGAGCCGGACAACCCGGCAGCCCTCACTCAGCGCATCGACCTTTTCACCCGGGTAACCCTGTCCTACAGCGAGATTCGCAACCAGTGAGGAGCGAGTCCGCCGCACCCGATCTAGGATCGGTGCCATGACCGATAGGCCCGCACTGGCGGCGACGCTCGATCTGGAACCGCATCCCGAGGGCGGCTGGTTCCGCGAAACCTGGCGCAGCCCCGTGGAATTCGAGCCGAAGGGATACGACGGTCCGCGCTCGGCCGCCACCGCCATCCACTTCCTGCTCATGCCCGGCGAGCGCTCCGCCCCGCACACGGTCCGCTCCGACGAGCTGTGGCTGTGGCATCGCGGCGGACCGCTGCTGCTGAATATCGGCGGCACCGAGATCACCCTCGGCCCACACGTCGAACACGGCCAGTTGCTCCAGGCCGTGGTACCCGGCGGGGTCAGCCAGGCGGCCCGCCCCGCCACCGACGAATACGTCCTGGT carries:
- a CDS encoding DUF427 domain-containing protein, translating into MTETNRGRVRTERSHRRVRTYIEGRLVVDTVAPVLVWESPHYPTYYLPVADLRAKLEPTGRTRHSPSRGEGVEYDVVVDSHTRSAAALRYPDSPLEELHDLVRLDWNLMDEWFEEDEPVYVHPRSPYTRVDILASSRHVRVEIDGQTVAESTRPHILFETGLPPRYYIPLTDIRQDLLTHSTTRTSCPYKGTAEYFNIRIDNTEHPDLVWYYRTPLPESQKIAGLACFYNEKVDLYIDGELQERPKSPFS
- a CDS encoding type II toxin-antitoxin system death-on-curing family toxin — its product is MTSVRYLELEDVLEIASAVTDGTAVVRDPGLLQAAVFRYRTTVFGEDAYPTVFEKAAALLESLARNHAFVDGNKRTAWTSAVVFLGLNGYRVSLSDAPVLETYPFMIAVATGELDDIGEIAARLAKFAGHRA
- a CDS encoding TetR/AcrR family transcriptional regulator produces the protein MTITEGRGRRVTKRRAETRQRLLDAAFEAFAAEGFGRCTVEQICERAGYTRGAFYSNFGSLEELFLAMWEQRSERLLHEVAAVLEEDAATEVPDLRAGVERVLRVIPLDDKWFRITAEFTAHALRNPALRRVMVAREETIIAALMPVLEALLARINRVVTDPAALGRALVAVHDGTATQCLMEPDNPAALTQRIDLFTRVTLSYSEIRNQ
- a CDS encoding cupin domain-containing protein — encoded protein: MTDRPALAATLDLEPHPEGGWFRETWRSPVEFEPKGYDGPRSAATAIHFLLMPGERSAPHTVRSDELWLWHRGGPLLLNIGGTEITLGPHVEHGQLLQAVVPGGVSQAARPATDEYVLVSCIVAPGFDFADFRLD